The genomic DNA GTGGTCCCGGTTGGACTGGTACTTCAGCAAATACTCGGCAACCGCGGCGGTGGTGTCGTCCGGTTGGTGGCCGGCGAGTTCGAGCGTGAACAGGGCGTACCCCGCCGTTGCGGCCTGCCCGCCAGTGCCTCTCCCGTCGCGGAATCGTTCTTTGTTCGAGGAAAGAAACTCGGCCACGTGTTCGGCCTGTGACGCGAAGAATTTCTTGGGGATATCGAGCCCGCGGTCTCGGACGGCGGTGAGCGCCAGCGTCGGAGTGGCCTGGTTGTGACAGGCGAAGCAGGTTTTCTGCTCTGCGTGCCCCTCCGCGCCCGCAATCAGTTTCGGCACTGCGGCAACGACCGCCGCCCGGACGGGATCGACCTTGGCCGGAGGCAGCGGGATCGCGAACCCGAACGCAATGACGAGGGGTAGCACCGGGCCGCCCTCCAGTAGGCAGGTGTCAGGGCGTAAAGCAATCTCGGAATCAGATGATAGCGAGATGCGCAAAATTTGAGTGCGGCGCTTGACCGCCGCTTTTGCTTTTTAAAAACCAAAGCGGCGGTCAAGCGCCGCACTCAAATTTTGCGCAATGTTACCCGGTCGAAGTGCCGTGGTCGAGTAACAGGGGTTACGCGTCACGCGTCGGGGAATTGCTCGGGCCGGTAGCCGCCCATGATGATGCTGCACCCGGTCACGACCGGGAGCCCGAGGTGCCGCGCCTTTTCGACGACCGCCGGCGCGTCGGCCCCGGGGTTGAGGATGAGTTGGCCGACCGACTTGCTGGCCAGGGTGTCGAGTGCCGCCAGACCGACTGCGGGCGGGACGTAGAAGGTGACGCGGTCGATGCGGTCCAGTGGGACGTCGGCCACGGACTTGTACGCGGGAACGCCTTCGACGGTCGTTTCGGTCGGGTGAATGGCATACACGTCGTACCCAGCGGCCAGATACGCTCGGACGGCTTTGTTGCCGAACTTCCGGCGGTCCGAACTGGCGCCGACGATCGCGATGGACGATTTCATGGTAAGGGAGGGCGTGCGAAGGGTCTTCCGCTCCCCCCGGGGACGGGAGAGGGAGGCGGTGCGGCGCGGAGGAATCGTGTGCCGCCTAGCTGGGGCCAACGGGCCCCGGGTTCGGTGCGGCCGCGGTCTTTTGACCGTGGATCGCGTCGTACACTTCTTCGCGGTGAACGGGGACATCCTTGGGGGCCACGATCCCGAGCCGGACCTTGTCGCCGCGGATTTCCACGATCGTAATGACGATGTCGTTGTTGATCACAATCGACTCGTTTTTTTTCCTGGACAGTACGAGCATTGGGGCCTATCTTTCGATGCAGTAACGCAACGCAAGTTGGACTCGTTCTCCTGTCTGCTACGCGGAGTCGTAAAAACCCCGTCCGGAGAACCCGGAAGAAGGCCTAATCGCGAGTCGAGCACATCCGACTGTGCGCCCGATTCACAACCGGCACGTCCTCCGGCGCACGACTTGTTGAGTCGTGGGGGCGCCGGGCGAACCGTGTGGGCAGAACACTTCACTAATATACTAACTGTAAAAACGGGCAATCTGCGCCGTCAAGCGGAATCCGCCGATCGAGTTCCGGAATTTCACCATTTCGCTGTTGAAATCGTCCCGAAAATTTGCATGGAGATCCGGCTTGTCACATTGTCGGCTCATTTTTCGCGGTTTTGTTGTAATTTGAAGCAGCGAATCACGGGCTTTAAGCCAGCTCGACACAGGTGAATAATCGGACGCGATTATCCTCCGTATTTCCGAAATTCAAATCCCGACCTGTAGGACACTTGGGTAAAAAGCATGGCTCATGGTATGAATGTGCGAGCCGCAGACTGTTTCGTAGCGCAGTGATCGTGGAACGCGGGGTTGCCTTGACTCGGAAAGGCGATCGACGGCGGCGTCTAGCGAGGCGCACCCGGAATGACTCCTCCGGGATGCGGCTCGTCCGGGCCGGT from Fimbriiglobus ruber includes the following:
- the csrA gene encoding carbon storage regulator CsrA, whose translation is MLVLSRKKNESIVINNDIVITIVEIRGDKVRLGIVAPKDVPVHREEVYDAIHGQKTAAAPNPGPVGPS
- a CDS encoding CoA-binding protein; the protein is MKSSIAIVGASSDRRKFGNKAVRAYLAAGYDVYAIHPTETTVEGVPAYKSVADVPLDRIDRVTFYVPPAVGLAALDTLASKSVGQLILNPGADAPAVVEKARHLGLPVVTGCSIIMGGYRPEQFPDA